A section of the Spirosoma pollinicola genome encodes:
- a CDS encoding IS3 family transposase produces MSLTQRRALIDPSAAGSLRQQCQWVGLHCSVYYYQPVAADAEDLSLMRLLDEQYLLTPFYGYRKMQLVLAQSGYQVNHKRVRRLMQVIGIETIYPKPNTSKPAPGHRIYPYLLRGLNIFQVHQVWATDITYISMKAGYMYLIAIIDLYSRYVLTWAVCNTMTADWCSQVLKQALAMYPAPTIFNTDQGSQFTADVFTDLLLKANVQISMDGKGRAIDNIFVERLWRKVKYEDIHLKAYADGWELEVGLATYFEFYNCRRFHQSGAFQIVATRPLRN; encoded by the coding sequence ATAAGTCTGACCCAACGTCGTGCGCTAATCGACCCGAGCGCAGCGGGTAGTTTGCGTCAACAATGCCAGTGGGTGGGATTGCACTGCTCAGTCTACTACTACCAACCTGTGGCAGCTGATGCAGAAGACTTGTCGCTGATGCGTTTGTTAGACGAGCAGTACTTGCTTACACCATTCTATGGCTATCGCAAGATGCAACTGGTTTTGGCTCAGTCAGGTTACCAAGTGAATCATAAACGTGTCCGTCGATTGATGCAAGTGATTGGTATCGAGACTATTTACCCTAAGCCAAATACGTCAAAGCCAGCGCCTGGGCATCGAATATACCCTTATCTACTACGGGGCTTGAACATCTTCCAAGTGCATCAGGTCTGGGCTACCGACATCACATATATCTCCATGAAAGCGGGTTATATGTACCTGATTGCTATCATTGATTTGTATAGTCGGTACGTGTTGACGTGGGCAGTTTGCAATACAATGACGGCTGATTGGTGTAGTCAGGTACTTAAGCAGGCCTTGGCGATGTATCCGGCTCCTACTATTTTTAACACTGATCAGGGGAGTCAGTTTACGGCTGATGTCTTCACGGACTTACTTCTAAAAGCTAATGTCCAAATCTCAATGGATGGCAAGGGCCGTGCTATCGACAATATTTTTGTGGAGCGTCTTTGGCGTAAAGTCAAATACGAGGATATTCACTTAAAAGCGTATGCAGATGGCTGGGAATTAGAAGTGGGCTTAGCGACCTATTTCGAGTTTTACAATTGCCGACGTTTTCATCAGTCGGGTGCATTTCAAATTGTCGCTACGCGGCCATTGCGTAATTGA
- a CDS encoding transposase, which yields MKGKTKRKFTADFKLKVVLEVLKEKDTLATISKRHELHPNQISDWKKQFLESATTFFDATGKATPSLTEPDVALLYEQIGRLQMELMFFKKKLPL from the coding sequence ATGAAAGGCAAAACAAAACGCAAGTTTACCGCCGACTTCAAGCTGAAAGTCGTTCTTGAAGTCCTGAAAGAAAAGGACACACTGGCTACTATCAGCAAGCGACATGAGCTGCACCCAAACCAGATCAGCGACTGGAAGAAACAGTTTTTAGAATCAGCGACGACCTTTTTTGACGCCACGGGAAAAGCTACGCCGAGTTTGACTGAGCCGGATGTAGCCCTGCTATATGAACAGATCGGCAGGCTACAAATGGAGTTGATGTTCTTTAAAAAAAAGTTGCCCCTATAA
- a CDS encoding IS1/IS1595 family N-terminal zinc-binding domain-containing protein → MVLEAVVCKHCGHTQQVQRFGKTRNGTQRYRCGDCHRTFVAFYTHKACDPTVQAQLTQLCISEMLVLIQSR, encoded by the coding sequence ATGGTTTTAGAAGCAGTTGTTTGTAAGCATTGTGGCCATACTCAGCAGGTTCAGCGTTTCGGCAAGACCCGTAATGGCACTCAGCGGTATCGCTGTGGCGATTGCCACCGAACGTTTGTGGCCTTCTACACACATAAAGCCTGTGATCCAACAGTCCAGGCCCAACTTACCCAGCTGTGTATTTCGGAGATGCTGGTTCTGATTCAATCTCGGTGA
- a CDS encoding YceI family protein, whose product MIRMLSFFVLGLLFQLPNNPEAIKPASSVKFQIRNAGIIVTGSFSYLQTAIHFDPAHPEASLLAASLGAATIHTGIALWDAHLQKRGYFDTEHFPRIKMVAKRIQKQANTRYVGLFNLTIRSVTRPI is encoded by the coding sequence ATGATTCGAATGCTTAGTTTCTTCGTACTTGGTTTACTCTTTCAGTTGCCGAACAATCCGGAAGCAATAAAACCCGCATCCAGTGTCAAGTTTCAGATTCGGAATGCAGGCATCATCGTCACGGGTTCTTTTTCGTATCTGCAAACGGCCATCCACTTCGATCCGGCTCACCCGGAAGCGAGTTTATTAGCGGCAAGCTTGGGGGCGGCTACCATCCACACCGGTATTGCCTTATGGGATGCTCATTTGCAGAAACGAGGCTATTTTGATACTGAACACTTTCCGCGCATCAAAATGGTCGCTAAACGTATTCAAAAACAGGCAAATACGCGTTACGTAGGCCTGTTTAATCTCACGATCCGGTCTGTAACGAGGCCGATATAA
- a CDS encoding glycosyltransferase yields MIQLSIIVPIYNKADYLDNCLESVLNQSFTTFELILINDGSTDASGEICDYYEKKDARVKVIHQSNGGVSKARNAGLAVASGTYIGFVDSDDVLEMDMYETLISNAQTYNAEVSICGVRRITPGKVQHLGGQTGIKIYQKDEAVSALLNGELLLSTYEKIFKASTVKNIMYEPPLFEDTFYNFEALKNAERIVYDPAIKYNYILRGNSHSMASFNAKYMNTTVLSKKMLDITCQELPSLTDQAKVFDFNTNLMVLNIILMESKTKHYSQYCSIANNLKAYASYYLTAKGIKAKRRYGYLLFRVSPTLYQWVLKLYGYATQSDHLKRKAAAT; encoded by the coding sequence ATGATACAGCTTTCAATCATTGTGCCCATTTACAACAAGGCCGATTATCTGGATAATTGCCTGGAATCCGTGCTCAACCAGTCGTTTACCACTTTTGAGCTCATTCTAATCAATGATGGATCTACCGATGCTAGTGGTGAAATATGTGATTATTATGAGAAGAAGGACGCCCGTGTGAAAGTGATTCACCAGTCTAACGGCGGGGTTTCCAAAGCCCGAAACGCGGGTCTTGCTGTCGCATCAGGGACTTACATTGGATTCGTAGACAGTGATGACGTACTGGAAATGGATATGTATGAAACCCTTATCAGCAACGCTCAAACGTACAATGCCGAGGTTTCAATTTGTGGGGTAAGACGCATAACACCTGGTAAAGTGCAGCATTTGGGTGGACAGACGGGTATCAAAATTTACCAGAAAGATGAAGCTGTAAGCGCTTTGCTCAATGGCGAACTGTTACTGAGTACGTATGAAAAAATATTCAAGGCCTCTACGGTTAAAAACATTATGTATGAGCCACCGCTTTTTGAAGACACGTTTTACAATTTCGAGGCTCTTAAAAATGCTGAACGGATCGTCTATGACCCCGCCATCAAATACAACTATATCCTCAGGGGCAACTCCCATAGTATGGCTTCTTTCAATGCCAAGTACATGAATACTACCGTATTATCAAAGAAAATGCTAGACATCACTTGCCAGGAATTACCTTCACTGACGGACCAGGCAAAGGTATTTGATTTTAACACTAACTTAATGGTGTTAAACATTATTCTTATGGAATCCAAAACAAAGCACTATTCGCAGTATTGCTCAATCGCTAACAATTTGAAGGCGTATGCCAGCTACTATTTAACCGCTAAAGGAATTAAGGCTAAGCGTCGATATGGTTATCTGCTATTCAGGGTATCACCCACGCTGTATCAGTGGGTGCTAAAACTTTATGGATATGCTACGCAGTCCGATCATCTCAAGCGTAAAGCCGCAGCGACTTGA